In Mycobacterium branderi, the DNA window CCGCCACATCATCCCATTCCATGATCGGCAAGCTATACAGGTCTGCGAGATTCCTAGCGTCCATAACAGTGTGACCTGTTGCGGATCGAAAACTCGTCGCGGTGCGAAATCCGCTCTAGCGGAGCGCAACTGGTGATCGCCGCCTAGCGGTTCGCCGGGACCGGTAGCGGCGCAGTGTCGTCGCTGAGCGGTTCAGGCTGTCGCCGCCGGGCATGGTCCCCGCGGGGGTGGACCACCCGCGGCCACCAGAACCAGCGGCCCAACAGCGTTGCCATCGACGGCATGAACAACGTGCGCACGACCAGCGTATCGAGCAGAAGACCGATGCAGACCGTGGATCCGAACTGGCCCAGCACCCGCAAATCGCTGCCGAGCATGGCGGCCATGGTGAACGCGAACACCAAGCCCGCGGCCGTCACCACCCCGCCGGTGCCGGCCATCGACCGGATGTACCCCGTCTTGAGGCCGTTGTGGATCTCCTCCCGGAATCGGGAGACCAGTAGCAGGTTGTAGTCGGATCCGACGGCCAGCAGGATGATGACGGACAGCGCCATCACGATCCAGTGGATCTTGATGCCGAACAGGTCCTGCCAGATGAGCACCGAGAGCCCAAACGATGCGGCAATCGAACTGGCCGCGGTGCCGACGATGACCAGCGCGGCGACCACGCTGCGGGTGAGCAGCAGCATGATCATGAAGATCAGTGTCAGCGAGGACACCACCGCGATCATCAGGTCATATTTGGCGCCGTCGTGCATGTCGCGGAACGTCGCCGCCGTCCCGCCGAGAAAAACCTTGGCATCCGACAGCGATGATTGCTTCAGCCCCTCCTGGGCGGCGGTTCGCTCCGCATCGACGCGCGAAATCCCTTCCGGCGTCATGGGATCGCCCTGATGCGTGATGAAGAAGCGAGCGGACTTGCCGTCCGGCGACAAGAATTGCACCAGACCGCGCTTGAAGTCCGGGTTGTCGAAGGCCTCGGGGGGAAGGTAGAAGAAGTCGTCGTTTTTGGCGCCGTCGAAACTCTGTCCCATGACGATCGCGGTGTCGCTCATCGACTCCATCTGGTTGATCATCGCCTGGAACGTGCTGTGCATGGTCAGCGTCAACGCATGAGTGGTCTTCATGCTCTGGATCTGCGGCGGCAAGATCGCGACCATTTCGCGTTGCAGGGCATCCATACTGTGGATGTCCTTTGACATGCGACCGAACTGTTCGTCGAGCTGATCGATGCCGTCCAGGGCGTCGAAGATCGACCTCAACGACCAGCAGATCGGAATGTCGAAGCAGTGCTTTTCCCAGTAGAAGTAGCTTCGGATCGGCCGCCAGAAATCGTCGAAATCGGCTAGGTGGTCCCGCATTTTGTCGGTGACCGCGACCATGTCGTCGGTGACACTGGACATGTCGTGGGTGGTGTCGGACAACCCCTTGGTGATGTCGAGCATGCGTTCCAGATAGTTGATCGTGACCTGCATTTCGTCGGCCATCTTGAGGATGTCGCCCATGCGGTCCTTCAGAAACGCCATGTTCTGCATGAGCATCTGGCTTTGCATGCTGTTCTGGAACGGTATGGAACTGTGCTGAATCGGAATGCCGAGCGGGCGGGTGATGTCCTGCACCATTACGATGCCGTGCACGCGCAGCACGTTTTTCGCCACTCGATCCAGCACCAACATGTCAGCCGGATTGCGCATGTCGTGATTGGCCTCGACCATCAACAAGTCCGGGTTCATTCTGGCCTGGGAGAAATGCCGGTCCGCGGCGGCATAGCCGATATTGGACGGTGCACTGGTCGGCAAGTAGTAGCGGTCGTTGTAACTGGTGACATAGCTGGGCAGTCCCAGCATGCCGACCAGCACCACCGCCCCGCTCACAGCCAGAATCGGTGCGGGCCAACGCACTACCGCGGTGCCGATGCGCCGCCACATGCGCCCCCTGGCCGCCCCCTTGGGCTCGAAGAGACCAAAACGGCTGCCCACGAAAAGAACAGCCGGACCTAACGTGAGGCCGGCCGCCACCACGACCAGCATCCCGATCGCCGCCGGTGCGCCCATCGTGTGGAACCAGGGCAGCCGGGCGAAGCTGAGGCAGTACACCGCGCCGGCGATCGTCAGACCCGACCCCAACACGACCGGGGCCACCCCGCGAAATGTTGTGTAGTAGGCGGTTTCACGATCCTCGCCGGCTCGGCGCGCCTCTTGATAGCGGCCGATGAGGAAGATCCCGTAGTCGGTGCCGGCGGCTATCGCCAGCATCGTCAGGATGTTCGCCGCAAACGTGGTCAGCCCGAATGCGTTGTGGTAGGCCAAAACTGCGACGATGCCTCGTGCCGAAGCCAGCGCGACCCCGGTCATGAAAAGTTGGACCACCGTAGTGACAAGCGAGCGGTAGACGAGGAACAACATGACCGCGATCGCGCCCAGAGTGAACAGCGTGATCTTGGCAAGGCTGGCATTGCCGATCACGTGCATGTCATCGGACAGCGCTGCGGGGCCGGTCACATGGGCCTGCACACCGGGCGGCGCCGGCGTCCGCTTGATGACATTCCGGACGGCCTCGACGGATTCGTTGGCCTGGGTGGTGCCCTGGTTGCCTGCGAGATTGAGCATCACGTAGGCGCCCTTGGCGTCGGAGGCCTGGACGCCCGCGGCCGTTAGCCGGTCGCTCCAGAAGTCCTGAATGTGCTGCACATGTTCGGGGTCGTCGCGCAGTTGGCGAACGATGTCGTTGTAATAGCGGTGTGCGGCGTCGCCGAGCGGCTCCTGGCCTTCCAGCACCACCATGATCGTGCTGTTGGAGTCGAATTCCTTGAAGTTGTGGCCCAGACGCATCATCGCCGTCATCGACGGTGCGTCCATCGGTGCCATCGGTGCCGAGTGCGCCTCGCCCACGACTTCCAGCGACGGCACGATGGTGTTGACGACGATCGTCAAAAAGACCCAGCCCAGGATGATCGGCACCGCCAACCACCGGATTGTGTGTGGGATAACGGGCCGGTGGGGGCGGGTGTTCATCTCGGTGCTCATGCGGACTTCACCAGGCAGAAGGTCTGGGCGTTTTCGCCGTTAACGGTTTTCTCTTCGCGGACCACCCCGTCGATGGTGATGCGGCAACCGATTCGATCGCCGTCTCCTTGGGCCATGATGTTGGCGCTGACGGCGGGCAGGGTCGTGCTGATCGTGAATGACCATGGCAACGGTGCTCCGTCAACCTGGTGCGTGTTGGCTTCCGCGTCCCAATAGTTGATGCTCGCCGTGGTCCCGGCAGGACCCCAGACGTCATAAGTCACGACCTTGGGGTTGAACTGCACGATCTCGATCCCGGCGCCGGCACCGGCGTTGAGATCCTGCGAACCGAAGATGCGGTGGAGCCGCGACACGACCAGACCGGAGACGGCGAGTACCACCACCAGGACGATGGGGATCCATGCCCGTTTGGCCATCCTGGCAATCGCACTCACGTCGTCACCTCCAGGTCCACCGTGGCCTCTCGCGCGAACTCGCCGCCGTTGTCCGCGCTGTCAACGGAACCTTCGCTTGCCTAAGTATCGTAAACCGTAGAGCACGGAACCGTTCACCGGGTCCCGGGCCTTCGCGCGGCGACCTACTGCACCCGGCTTCGCCGCGCTTGTGGTCACCGCGATACCCGACCGGTGATCGGCGGCAGGTCGGCCAGCGTCACGATGCCCGGTCTTGCTGCCACCACCGCGGGGACGGCATTGGTAACCGGCATCGCGGTGTAGATCATTCCCAAACCCATGAAGCCGGGCTCTGTCCAGTCCTTCGGCGGCAGGCAATGAATCACCGTGCGCATATTGGGCAGCCCGAAGACCTGGATGACGTGGCCGTGTTCGAGCGGCTTGGGCGGCGTCACGTGCTCGCCCATGATCCAGTTGAACCCGACGCTGACCACATTGCGATCGCCCACCCAGCCGCGGTGATAGCCGTAGACGCTGCCGACGGTGCCGGCGGGGATCTTCATGAAGCCCAGATCGGTGTCGGCGGTGGCCGCTGTGAAGGTGACATCGAACGTCATCTTGTCGAGCTTCGCCCCGATGGCGTCGGCCATCATCGCCGCCGCCTCGGCGAAGACCTCGCTTTCGGCCCGCACGCTATCGGCCAACCCCGGGGTCTCGGGATCTTGGGAGAAGCCCATCGCCGTCTGGGTGCTCGCCGACTCATACGTCGAGCAGTCCACCGACTCGGTGATGCGGATCTCGTCGACGCGTTCGCAGCAGCCGGACAGCACCATCCCCACCATGTTCGTGATTCCCGGATGTGCGCCGCTGCCGAAGATCGTCGAGCGGCCGCGCTGGCAGGCGTCCACAATGCGCTGCCGGTCTTCGGGCGACTGTTTGCCGCCGGTGATCCATGCCGCGCTGGAGCACACGTTCACGCCCGACTCGAGCAGCCGCACCAGCTCATTGATGTTGGGCCACAACGGGTTATAGCAACAGGCGTCGGGTTTCAGCGCCAGCAGCGCCTCGATGTCGTTGGTCGCCGTCACGCCCGTCGGCTGCGGCCAGCCGGCCAGTTCGGCGGCGTCGACGCCGACCTTGTCCTGTCCGTGGGCGTACACCCCGACCAGCTCCATGCCCGGTCTGCCGATGATGGCGTGCAGCGATCGCCGTCCGATGTTGCCGGTGGTCCATTGAATAACGCGCAGCGGTGTGGTCACCGCCCCACGATATTCGGGTGCGATCGGCCGCTGTTTGTGCCACTGTCGAAATCCGTGACTTTGCCGCAGCCGCTGATCTTGCGTACCGCAACCGACGACGACTGGGCGGCGATCGTGCTGCTCGACGACACGAGTTTCGGGACGTCGATGCACCCGGACTCGCTGGCGGCGTGGCGCACGCTGATGCCCGACGACTCCGTCGTGGTGGTCTGCGACCGCGACGATGTCGTCGGCGCTGCGCTGTGTTTCGATGTGCAGCTGACCGTGCCCGGCGGAGCAGTGCTGTCGGTGGGCGGAGTCGGCGGTGTGGCCGTGTCGCCGACCCACCGCCGGCGCGGGCTGCTGCGCGCCATGCTCACCGAATTGCACAGGCGCATAGCCGGTTCCGGATATCCGATCGCGGCGTTGACCGCCAGCGAGGGCGGCATCTACGGCCGGTTCGGCTACGGCCCGGCCACCATCGATCAGGAGCTGACCATCGACCGCCGCTTCGCGCGCTTCCACGACGACGCGCCCGATCCTGGCGGCGTCCGCCTGATCCGGCCGGCGCGGCACCGCGACGAACTCGCCGCCGTCTACGAGCGCTGGCGCCGGCAGACACCGGGCGGGCTGACGCGTCCGCCGGCGTTATGGGACGACTTACTGGCCGACCGAGAAAACACGCGCGGGGGCGGCACCCCGTGGTTCGGGCTGCTGCATCCCGACGGCTACGCCTTGTACCGGGTCCATGGCGACGACCACCTCGTGGTACGGGTGTCCGAGTTAAGGGCGGTGACCACCGACGCGCACGTCGCGCTGTGGCGAGCGCTGCTGGGCCTGGACCTGATCGAGACCGTGGTCGTCGAGACTCATCCGGCCGACCCGTTGCCCTACCTGTTGGCCGACAGCCGGCTGGCCCGCACCACTGGACGCCAGGACGATCTGTGGTTGCGGATCATGGACGTCCCGGCTGCACTCGAGGCGCGCAGCTATTCGGCGGATTTGCACACCGTCCTCGAGTTGCCCGGCGGCCGGTTCGCGCTGGACATCGACAACGGTCGCGCACGGTGCGCGCCCAGCGATGCGCCGACCGAGGTCGAGATGGACCTCGACGTGCTGGGCAGCCTGTATCTGGGAGCGCATCATGCGTCGGCACTGGCTGCAGCGAACCGGTTGCGCGTCAAGGACTCTGCGCTGGTGCGACGGCTCGAAGCGGCGTTCGCCAGCGATGTACCCGCTCAGTTGGGTTTCGGCTTCTGAAGTTGGCGTGGGCCACGGTTAGTCGAGGGCGCGGGCGACGTTGACAATCGGACCCCCGCTGCGGTACTTACTCATGAGTAAGCTACCGAAGCGTAAGTAGCGAGGACGTGTTCATCGACGTGGCATTGCTGTGGTTACCGGAAATCCGTCTAACGGTCATGAGAGCAACGTGCGGAGCTACCGCGAAGCAGGCAGGCGCTTACTTTGATGGACGCCTACGGTAACTCGGACCCGGCGTCGGCGCGTGCAGTGGGGGAATGGGTACGGCGGAGTAATTCTTTGCCGGTCGAGAATGTTCCGGTTGCCTCGATTCGCAATTCCTACACACCCCGGAAGAGCAAGACGAACGAGCACTACGTCAAGATCTTGGCGCAGTCGCCGTTGCCATTACCCCCGATAGTCGTTCATCGGGGTTCGATGTGGGTGATCGACGGCGTGCATCGGCTGCGCGCCACCGAAATGCGCGGCGAGGCCACGATACCGGCGAGGTTTTTCGACGGCAATGACGCGGAAGCTTTCGCGCTCGCCGTACATCTGAATGTCACCCATGGCCTGCCGTTGACCCTCGCCGAGCGAAAGGCCGCGGCGCAACGAATCGTGCGGTCCTACCCACACTGGTCAGATCGGTCGATCGCGCTGATCACGGGAGTGTCGAACAAGACGGTAGGCAAATTGCGGGGGTGTGCAACTGAGGAAATTTCCCAGTTGGGCCCACGGCTCGGCCGAGACGGAAAGGTGCGGCCGGTAAGTCCCGTCAACGGACGGCGACGTGCCGCCACATATTTGTCGATGAATCCGCACGCGTCGCTGCGGGAGATAGCGCGCGAAGCGGGCGTCTCGGTCACCAGGGCACGCGATGTGCGTCAGCGTATCGGCAAAGGTGCGAATCCCCTGCCCGATAACCGCGCTGAGACGTACGTGCCTTCGAAAGTCCAAGGGCACGATCTCCTTCAACGGCTGAGAAAAGACCCGGCAGTCAGATCCTCTGAGAGAGGACGCGCGCTGCTGCGCCTGCTGTCCACAGTCGTGTTGGCAATTAGCGCCTGTAATGAGTTCGCTGAAGCTGTTCCCATCCACTGCTCGGGCACGATCGCCGAAATAGCAAGGAAATATGCTCGTGCTTGGCAGGAAATCGCGGACCAATTCGACGTTTCCTAGCTCACGAACGCTCGACCGGATCAATCAGAGCCCGGCCATGCCCACCGCGACGAACCCAGCGCCCAACGCGGCCAGCAGAAGTGCGACGTCCCGGCGCCGCCGCGATCGAATCCAGTTGTGCAGCGCGTCCACCGATCTGGCGGTTGCCCTGGGCGCCAACAGGTAAGCCAGCAACGGAATCTCGATCAGTGCGAACGCCACCACGTTGAACATCAACAACACGGCCACCTGGGTCAGGGCTGCCGCGCCGGAAGCGAGGATGACTGCGAGCGCCGCGAGATAGTCGACCGACGGCAACGCGATGCCGAGACCGGCGATGCCCGCGACCGACAGCGAATCCCCGCTGAGCAGGCGCCTGCCCGGCGCCGCCAACCGTGCCGGGCGCGCACCCAACCGCCCGCGGACGTCGATGGCTACGAATACCGCGATCGACAACGCCAGCAGCCCGATGAGGATCTGAACTTTGGGCACGGTGAAGTAGGTAGACCCGAGCAGGCTGCGCCGAAAGACGAACAGCACCACCAGACCCACGGTCGTTCCCATGACGAAACCGCCGCTGAGAAACGCCAGCAGTTGCAGTGCGGGCCGCGGCCTGTTCAGCATCAACACGGTCATCCCGACCCGGAATGGTTCGATGCTGACGGCCAGGGCCATGACCAGAACTGTGACCAGCATTGGGATTTCGGGGTGCGCCCGGCGCGGCCCGCTAAGCGTCCAACCGGGCGAATTGGTCCCGCCGGTACTGCTCGACGCAGGCGGCGCGCCGAATCTTGCCGCTCGTCGTGGTGGGAATCGAGCCGGGCGGGACCAGGACGAGGTCCCCGACGTTCAAGCCGTGTGCGTTGGATATCGCGGAGGTGACGTCGTTCTTGATGCTGCTGAGCCAGTGCATTGCGTCCTCGTCGGCCTCGCCGCGCTCCTTGAGCTCGATAACGGTCACCAGCTTCTCGGTGCTGTTGACCGGAACCGATATCGCCGCGACCCGGCCACCTGTGATCTCTTGGACCGTCGTCTCGATGTCCTCGGGATAGTGATTGCGCCCGCGGATGATCAGCAGATCCTTGATGCGCCCCACAATGAACAGCTCACCCTCGTAGACAAAACCGAGGTCGCCGGTCCGCAGCCAGGATCCGTCGGGCGTGCCCGGCGAAGGGTCGGCGAGCGTTGCGCCGAAGCAGCGCTGCTCGTCGGGCTCTTTGCGCCAGTAACCCTCGGCGACGTTGTCGCCGTGCACCCAGATCTCGCCGACCACGTTCTGCGGGCACTCGCGGTGTGTGTCGACGTCGACGATCCGCAGCATAGGGGATTGCGGCAGTTGGTATTTGACCAGCGTTGTGCCGGTCGCGGCCGCACACCGCTCCGCGCGGTTCGCGCCCAGCTTCTCGCTGTCGAAATGAACCGCCGGGGACGACTCACTCCATGTGCCAGCCGCGACGAAGACGGTCGCCTCCGCCAAGCCATAGGAGGGACGCAACATATGGTCCCGAAAATTGAAGTGCGCGAACCGATCGACGAAGCGTTGCAAGGTGGCCGGCTCGACGCGTTCGGCGCCGCTGATGATGCCCAGCACGTCCCCGAGGTCGAGTCCGGTCAGGTCAGCGTCGGTTGTTTTGCGGGCCGCCAAGTCGAACGCGAAGTTCGGCGCAGCTGACCACGCGTGAGGGTTGCGGGC includes these proteins:
- a CDS encoding NAD(P)H-dependent amine dehydrogenase family protein — protein: MTTPLRVIQWTTGNIGRRSLHAIIGRPGMELVGVYAHGQDKVGVDAAELAGWPQPTGVTATNDIEALLALKPDACCYNPLWPNINELVRLLESGVNVCSSAAWITGGKQSPEDRQRIVDACQRGRSTIFGSGAHPGITNMVGMVLSGCCERVDEIRITESVDCSTYESASTQTAMGFSQDPETPGLADSVRAESEVFAEAAAMMADAIGAKLDKMTFDVTFTAATADTDLGFMKIPAGTVGSVYGYHRGWVGDRNVVSVGFNWIMGEHVTPPKPLEHGHVIQVFGLPNMRTVIHCLPPKDWTEPGFMGLGMIYTAMPVTNAVPAVVAARPGIVTLADLPPITGRVSR
- a CDS encoding AMP-binding protein; protein product: MPQSSILSMLHGRASLRPNDIAFTFTDYDDDWAGAPESLTWSQLSRRTHNVASELSFHGAAGDRAVILAPQSLDYIAAFLGSMQAGLIAVPLPLPHRGSSHERVGAVLADTSPSVVLTTSAVADDVAQYVDDAHMDSVPKIVEIDSMNLDADGEPSVRTADLPSIAYLQYSSGSTRLPTGVMVSHRNLQANFEQLMRSFFADRKAPTEATIVSWLPFYHDMGLVLGICAPILGGYRGELTSPVSFLERPARWVQSLARNPHAWSAAPNFAFDLAARKTTDADLTGLDLGDVLGIISGAERVEPATLQRFVDRFAHFNFRDHMLRPSYGLAEATVFVAAGTWSESSPAVHFDSEKLGANRAERCAAATGTTLVKYQLPQSPMLRIVDVDTHRECPQNVVGEIWVHGDNVAEGYWRKEPDEQRCFGATLADPSPGTPDGSWLRTGDLGFVYEGELFIVGRIKDLLIIRGRNHYPEDIETTVQEITGGRVAAISVPVNSTEKLVTVIELKERGEADEDAMHWLSSIKNDVTSAISNAHGLNVGDLVLVPPGSIPTTTSGKIRRAACVEQYRRDQFARLDA
- a CDS encoding MmpS family transport accessory protein; translation: MAKRAWIPIVLVVVLAVSGLVVSRLHRIFGSQDLNAGAGAGIEIVQFNPKVVTYDVWGPAGTTASINYWDAEANTHQVDGAPLPWSFTISTTLPAVSANIMAQGDGDRIGCRITIDGVVREEKTVNGENAQTFCLVKSA
- a CDS encoding enhanced intracellular survival protein Eis is translated as MPLSKSVTLPQPLILRTATDDDWAAIVLLDDTSFGTSMHPDSLAAWRTLMPDDSVVVVCDRDDVVGAALCFDVQLTVPGGAVLSVGGVGGVAVSPTHRRRGLLRAMLTELHRRIAGSGYPIAALTASEGGIYGRFGYGPATIDQELTIDRRFARFHDDAPDPGGVRLIRPARHRDELAAVYERWRRQTPGGLTRPPALWDDLLADRENTRGGGTPWFGLLHPDGYALYRVHGDDHLVVRVSELRAVTTDAHVALWRALLGLDLIETVVVETHPADPLPYLLADSRLARTTGRQDDLWLRIMDVPAALEARSYSADLHTVLELPGGRFALDIDNGRARCAPSDAPTEVEMDLDVLGSLYLGAHHASALAAANRLRVKDSALVRRLEAAFASDVPAQLGFGF
- a CDS encoding GAP family protein, with the translated sequence MLVTVLVMALAVSIEPFRVGMTVLMLNRPRPALQLLAFLSGGFVMGTTVGLVVLFVFRRSLLGSTYFTVPKVQILIGLLALSIAVFVAIDVRGRLGARPARLAAPGRRLLSGDSLSVAGIAGLGIALPSVDYLAALAVILASGAAALTQVAVLLMFNVVAFALIEIPLLAYLLAPRATARSVDALHNWIRSRRRRDVALLLAALGAGFVAVGMAGL
- a CDS encoding MMPL/RND family transporter, whose product is MSTEMNTRPHRPVIPHTIRWLAVPIILGWVFLTIVVNTIVPSLEVVGEAHSAPMAPMDAPSMTAMMRLGHNFKEFDSNSTIMVVLEGQEPLGDAAHRYYNDIVRQLRDDPEHVQHIQDFWSDRLTAAGVQASDAKGAYVMLNLAGNQGTTQANESVEAVRNVIKRTPAPPGVQAHVTGPAALSDDMHVIGNASLAKITLFTLGAIAVMLFLVYRSLVTTVVQLFMTGVALASARGIVAVLAYHNAFGLTTFAANILTMLAIAAGTDYGIFLIGRYQEARRAGEDRETAYYTTFRGVAPVVLGSGLTIAGAVYCLSFARLPWFHTMGAPAAIGMLVVVAAGLTLGPAVLFVGSRFGLFEPKGAARGRMWRRIGTAVVRWPAPILAVSGAVVLVGMLGLPSYVTSYNDRYYLPTSAPSNIGYAAADRHFSQARMNPDLLMVEANHDMRNPADMLVLDRVAKNVLRVHGIVMVQDITRPLGIPIQHSSIPFQNSMQSQMLMQNMAFLKDRMGDILKMADEMQVTINYLERMLDITKGLSDTTHDMSSVTDDMVAVTDKMRDHLADFDDFWRPIRSYFYWEKHCFDIPICWSLRSIFDALDGIDQLDEQFGRMSKDIHSMDALQREMVAILPPQIQSMKTTHALTLTMHSTFQAMINQMESMSDTAIVMGQSFDGAKNDDFFYLPPEAFDNPDFKRGLVQFLSPDGKSARFFITHQGDPMTPEGISRVDAERTAAQEGLKQSSLSDAKVFLGGTAATFRDMHDGAKYDLMIAVVSSLTLIFMIMLLLTRSVVAALVIVGTAASSIAASFGLSVLIWQDLFGIKIHWIVMALSVIILLAVGSDYNLLLVSRFREEIHNGLKTGYIRSMAGTGGVVTAAGLVFAFTMAAMLGSDLRVLGQFGSTVCIGLLLDTLVVRTLFMPSMATLLGRWFWWPRVVHPRGDHARRRQPEPLSDDTAPLPVPANR